A genomic stretch from Lathyrus oleraceus cultivar Zhongwan6 chromosome 2, CAAS_Psat_ZW6_1.0, whole genome shotgun sequence includes:
- the LOC127121516 gene encoding F-box protein At3g07870, with amino-acid sequence MKKIKKGSIAVKTASQRGSAAKESHERCSYFVNLPYNVIVHIFLQLSIKSLLICKCVCKEWKKMISEPHFTKLQFKRAQNCFMVRTLDYKRVSRTLHLLECEPEKFEIGSNSETKLEPIFKLPLRDAKSFKEREYPNKSKRPIRVARLLALEKKEENAKRGRQGLYIASNKDHDKFTIMNSCNGLLCLCEPTTKNPLVICNPVTGEFVRLPKATTEFRVRMEVKVGLGFNPKANEYKVMKIWINHVKQGDVWVVERVTLEIHTLGTPSWRNVEMDPQISISRLKSPTYLNGALHWIMVEGSILCFCFESERLQLFPSPTSVFGNHSNGYVGLKHVKMGELKGILYICDSTNFSNITMWIMNEYGIGESWSKVYSIDTSVTSMRQPVLLRNGFCWPIKQFDQGAAILVHHYGNSFIYYEPKKYGFKAFQIHGTSSPFFELISHIPSLISFKDLVKGDNIEVLNIHSRCAKFKLREENEVFSLAQEIV; translated from the exons ATGAAGAAAATAAAGAAGGGTTCAATTGCAGTTAAAACGGCCAGCCAAAGAGGTAGCGCAGCAAAAGAGAGTCATGAACGTTGCTCTTATTTTGTGAATCTTCCATACAATGTTATTGTCCACATTTTTCTTCAACTTTCAATTAAGTCTCTTCTCATTTGTAAATGTGTGTGCAAAGAATGGAAAAAAATGATTTCAGAACCACACTTTACTAAATTGCAATTTAAACGAGCACAAAATTGTTTCATGGTTAGGACATTGGACTATAAACGAGTGTCAAGAACGCTACATCTTCTTGAGTGCGAACCTGAAAAGTTTGAGATTGGAAGCAATAGTGAAACGAAGCttgaacctatattcaagctcccTCTTCGTGATGCCAAATCGTTTAAGGAGAGAGAATACCCGAATAAATCTAAACGTCCTATTCGCGTAGCGAGATTATTAGCGTtggagaaaaaggaagagaaTGCTAAAAGGGGTAGACAAGGCCTTTATATTGCTTCCAACAAAGATCATGATAAGTTTACAATCATGAATTCTTGCAATGGTTTGCTTTGCTTGTGTGAACCAACTACCAAAAACCCTCTAGTGATTTGCAACCCAGTCACGGGGGAGTTCGTAAGACTTCCTAAAGCTACTACCGAGTTTCGGGTAAGAATGGAAGTGAAAGTTGGTCTTGGTTTCAATCCTAAAGCTAACGAATATAAGGTGATGAAAATCTGGATCAATCATGTTAAACAAGGCGATGTCTGGGTGGTCGAGCGTGTGACTCTTGAGATACACACACTTGGAACACCATCATGGAGAAACGTTGAAATGGATCCTCAAATTTCTATTTCGAGGCTTAAGTCTCCGACTTATCTTAATGGCGCGCTTCATTGGATAATGGTTGAGGGTTCAATATTGTGTTTCTGTTTTGAAAGTGAGAGGTTGCAGTTATTTCCTTCTCCTACAAGTGTGTTTGGAAATCATAGTAATGGATACGTTGGTCTCAAGCATGTTAAAATGGGAGAATTGAAGGGAATTCTTTACATTTGTGACTCTACAAATTTCTCTAATATTACAATGTGGATTATGAATGAATACGGCATTGGAGAGTCATGGAGTAAGGTTTACAGCATTGATACTTCTGTCACTTCTATGAGACAACCTGTTTTATTGCGTAATGGTTTTTGTTGGCCTATAAAACAATTTGACCAAGGTGCTGCCATATTGGTACATCATTATGGCAATTCTTTTATATACTATGAACCTAAGAAGTATGGATTCAAAGCTTTTCAAATTCATGGGACTAGTTCACCTTTTTTTGAACTAATTTCACATATTCCAAGTCTAATTTCATTCAAGGATCTTGTGAAAGGAGATAATATTGAGGTGTTGAATATCCACTCAAG GTGTGCAAAGTTTAAATTGCGGGAAGAAAATGAAGTTTTTTCCTTGGCTCAAGAGATTGTTTAG